The proteins below come from a single Gossypium raimondii isolate GPD5lz chromosome 2, ASM2569854v1, whole genome shotgun sequence genomic window:
- the LOC105789704 gene encoding dirigent protein 24, whose amino-acid sequence MVKELRFKGTLHLLLLAITMKYYVNGTRFLHHDDTLPPRPTPIANTTPVIGPAMEPSSTPALSFYMHDIFGGSTPSVRVVAGVIAIAKRPTPSRANEIPFSKKRNGIIINKGIPLPSQATLQRLLFGAVTVIDDELTQGREYGSSIMGKAQGFYVASSMDGSSHTMAFTAMFHDEDDHDQDDAISFFGVHRTAAVESPIAIVGGTGKYENAQGYTVVETLPNTNQYTVDGVDTLLQFSVFITRY is encoded by the coding sequence ATGGTGAAAGAGCTACGATTTAAGGGTACATTGCACCTATTGCTCTTAGCCATCACCATGAAATACTATGTCAATGGAACAAGATTTCTTCATCATGATGACACACTCCCACCTCGTCCAACACCCATAGCTAATACCACACCGGTAATCGGTCCCGCCATGGAACCCTCGTCGACCCCCGCGTTGTCATTCTACATGCATGATATATTTGGTGGCTCAACACCATCGGTAAGGGTTGTTGCTGGGGTGATTGCCATTGCCAAAAGGCCCACACCTAGCCGAGCCAATGAAATCCCTTTCTCCAAGAAACGCAATGGGATCATCATTAATAAAGGCATACCACTGCCATCACAAGCTACCTTACAAAGGCTCTTGTTTGGAGCTGTGACCGTGATAGATGATGAACTGACTCAAGGACGTGAATATGGGTCTTCCATAATGGGTAAAGCACAGGGGTTTTATGTGGCTAGTTCCATGGATGGTAGCAGTCATACGATGGCGTTCACTGCTATGTTCCATGATGAAGATGATCATGATCAAGATGATGCTATTAGTTTCTTTGGGGTTCACCGTACGGCTGCGGTTGAGTCTCCTATTGCTATTGTTGGTGGAACcggaaaatatgaaaatgctCAAGGGTATACCGTCGTTGAGACCCTTCCCAACACCAACCAGTACACCGTTGATGGTGTCGACACCCTTTTGCAGTTTAGTGTATTCATAACTCGCTActga
- the LOC105788894 gene encoding protein SODIUM POTASSIUM ROOT DEFECTIVE 2 isoform X1 codes for MKGMDIFCASQASTAICSSLDHRSMVRRGHRPLDRQRSKPYAPIVPGLPHHDKSRKSSAKPSDVRRKSSADIHDLNSPPGSSRYLLSDTRFVDWLSDSDHVSPAVPSRGVSTEDSLALKSSSSARSHDQQVVVLRVSIHCKGCEGKVRKHISKMEGVTSFSIDLATKKVTVIGDVTPSNVLASVSRVKNAQFWPAETVAAAPPLLKTPLQIKNKKQY; via the exons ATGAAAGGAATGGATATTTTCTGTGCTTCTCAAGCTTCAACAGCCATCTGCTCTAGCTTGGACCATCGTTCCATGGTCCGTCGCGGCCACAGACCACTCGACCGGCAACGTTCGAAGCCTTATGCACCTATAGTTCCAGGGCTGCCCCACCATGACAAGAGTAGAAAGAGCTCTGCTAAGCCGAGTGATGTACGTCGAAAAAGCTCAGCTGATATTCATGATCTCAACAGTCCTCCTGGTTCCTCTAGGTATCTCCTAAGTGATACACGCTTTGTAGATTGGTTATCAGACTCCGATCACGTCTCACCGGCGGTTCCGTCTCGTGGTGTAAGCACCGAAGATTCTCTGGCTTTAAAATCATCTTCGTCGGCTCGGTCTCACGACCAG CAGGTAGTGGTGTTGAGGGTGTCAATCCATTGCAAAGGATGTGAAGGAAAAGTAAGaaaacatatttcaaaaatGGAAG GAGTGACATCCTTCAGTATAGATTTGGCCACAAAGAAAGTGACAGTAATTGGTGATGTAACTCCCTCAAATGTGCTAGCAAGCGTTTCCAGGGTAAAAAATGCACAGTTCTGGCCAGCTGAAACTGTAGCAGCAGCACCTCCATTGCTCAAAACTCCATTGcagataaaaaacaaaaagcagtactag
- the LOC105788893 gene encoding glutelin type-D 1 has protein sequence MDLDLSPKLAKKVYGDDGGSYYAWCPNELPMLRQGNIGAAKLALEKNGFALPRYSDSSKVAYVLQGAGVAGIILPESEEKVIAIKKGDAIALPFGVITWWYNKEDTELVVLFMGDTSKGHKPGQFTDFFLTGANGIFTGFTTDFVKRAWDVDDDTATALIGNQKGKGIVKLDANFKMPEPKPDHRKGMALNCEEAPLDTDIKNAGNVVLLNTKNLPLVGQVGMGADLVRLEGNAMCSPGFSCDSALQVTYIVNGSGRLQVVGVDGKRVLETIVKAGNLLIVPRFFVVSKIADPDGLSWFSIITTPNPMFTHLAGSIGAWKAISPEVLQAAFKVPAETEKLFRSKRTNDAIFFPPPK, from the exons ATGGATCTTGATCTTTCTCCAAAGCTGGCAAAGAAAGTGTACGGTGACGATGGTGGAAGCTACTACGCATGGTGCCCCAATGAACTCCCTATGTTGCGTCAAGGCAACATTGGTGCAGCCAAGTTGGCCCTTGAGAAGAATGGCTTTGCCCTCCCTCGTTACTCTGATTCTTCCAAGGTTGCTTACGTCCTTCAAG GGGCTGGTGTTGCTGGGATTATTCTCCCTGAATCAGAGGAGAAAGTGATTGCAATCAAGAAGGGTGATGCAATTGCTCTTCCATTTGGTGTCATCACTTGGTGGTACAACAAGGAGGACACTGAATTGGTGGTCCTTTTCATGGGGGATACCTCAAAAGGCCACAAACCAGGCCAGTTCACTGATTTCTTCTTGACAGGCGCCAACGGCATCTTTACTGGCTTCACAACTGATTTTGTGAAGAGGGCGTGGGATGTGGATGATGACACTGCCACGGCCCTAATTGGTAACCAAAAGGGCAAAGGCATTGTCAAGCTTGATGCCAATTTCAAGATGCCTGAACCCAAGCCCGATCACCGCAAAGGAATGGCCTTGAACTGTGAAGAAGCTCCGTTGGACACCGACATCAAGAATGCCGGCAACGTCGTGCTCTTGAACACTAAAAACCTCCCTTTGGTCGGCCAGGTGGGTATGGGGGCCGATCTCGTCAGGCTGGAAGGTAATGCAATGTGCTCCCCTGGCTTTTCTTGTGATTCAGCCTTGCAGGTTACGTACATAGTCAACGGCAGTGGTCGTCTCCAAGTGGTGGGCGTCGACGGCAAAAGGGTCCTGGAAACCATTGTGAAAGCCGGCAATCTGTTGATTGTGCCAAGGTTCTTTGTTGTTTCAAAGATTGCTGATCCAGATGGTTTGTCATGGTTCTCAATCATCACCACCCCAAA CCCTATGTTCACCCACTTGGCTGGAAGCATTGGGGCATGGAAGGCGATATCACCTGAAGTTCTTCAAGCAGCATTCAAGGTTCCTGCTGAGACAGAGAAGCTTTTCCGCTCCAAGAGGACCAATGATGCCATCTTCTTCCCACCACCAAAATGA
- the LOC105788894 gene encoding protein SODIUM POTASSIUM ROOT DEFECTIVE 2 isoform X2, translating to MKGMDIFCASQASTAICSSLDHRSMVRRGHRPLDRQRSKPYAPIVPGLPHHDKSRKSSAKPSDVRRKSSADIHDLNSPPGSSRYLLSDTRFVDWLSDSDHVSPAVPSRGVSTEDSLALKSSSSARSHDQVVVLRVSIHCKGCEGKVRKHISKMEGVTSFSIDLATKKVTVIGDVTPSNVLASVSRVKNAQFWPAETVAAAPPLLKTPLQIKNKKQY from the exons ATGAAAGGAATGGATATTTTCTGTGCTTCTCAAGCTTCAACAGCCATCTGCTCTAGCTTGGACCATCGTTCCATGGTCCGTCGCGGCCACAGACCACTCGACCGGCAACGTTCGAAGCCTTATGCACCTATAGTTCCAGGGCTGCCCCACCATGACAAGAGTAGAAAGAGCTCTGCTAAGCCGAGTGATGTACGTCGAAAAAGCTCAGCTGATATTCATGATCTCAACAGTCCTCCTGGTTCCTCTAGGTATCTCCTAAGTGATACACGCTTTGTAGATTGGTTATCAGACTCCGATCACGTCTCACCGGCGGTTCCGTCTCGTGGTGTAAGCACCGAAGATTCTCTGGCTTTAAAATCATCTTCGTCGGCTCGGTCTCACGACCAG GTAGTGGTGTTGAGGGTGTCAATCCATTGCAAAGGATGTGAAGGAAAAGTAAGaaaacatatttcaaaaatGGAAG GAGTGACATCCTTCAGTATAGATTTGGCCACAAAGAAAGTGACAGTAATTGGTGATGTAACTCCCTCAAATGTGCTAGCAAGCGTTTCCAGGGTAAAAAATGCACAGTTCTGGCCAGCTGAAACTGTAGCAGCAGCACCTCCATTGCTCAAAACTCCATTGcagataaaaaacaaaaagcagtactag